One genomic window of Carassius auratus strain Wakin unplaced genomic scaffold, ASM336829v1 scaf_tig00005843, whole genome shotgun sequence includes the following:
- the LOC113071059 gene encoding molybdate-anion transporter produces MFVTAYLAFIVLTGLCVTLEITARRLNSSQATQTAVANPAFRQFQKLFLKAYLLALWADWLQGPYLYKLYRHYNFLESQIAILYVFGLASCVLFAPVAGWLPQFLGRRQTCLLFCLTYSVCCITKLSQDYFILILGRVLGGLSTSLLTTVFEAWYVHGHVDVHDFPKEWIPVTFGKVADWNHGLAVGAGLVANLFAEWLGLGPVAPFLLAIPSLAACAWFVLSEWGQEDRQEGASGDKNAPLLNPLHAPKLQMSTWARFWRSCLDGLRCLLSDRRVLLLGGVQALFESVLYIFVFLWTPVLDPHGPPLGIVFSCLMAASMAGSTLFRLATSAPYRLQPGHLLCLAVLLAFFSFFMLTFSTVPGQPRPRESLLAFLLLELACGLYFPAVSFLQGRVVPMERRAAVLAWFRLPLHLLACLGLLALHGEVSGAGAGEAGSGTRHMFAGCAGMMLAALLAIVSLFTLGRNDADLRLEGTKLEGEI; encoded by the coding sequence ATGTTTGTGACAGCATACCTTGCATTTATAGTCCTGACGGGACTGTGTGTGACTTTAGAGATCACAGCCCGCCGACTCAACTCGTCCCAGGCCACACAGACAGCGGTCGCCAATCCGGCTTTCCGTCAGTTCCAGAAGCTCTTTCTGAAGGCATATCTCCTGGCCCTCTGGGCAGACTGGCTACAGGGACCTTACCTTTATAAACTCTACCGACATTACAACTTCCTGGAGTCTCAGATTGCCATCCTGTACGTATTCGGCCTGGCTTCTTGTGTGCTATTTGCTCCAGTGGCCGGATGGCTACCACAGTTTCTGGGGCGGAGACAGACGTGTCTCCTCTTCTGCCTGACTTATTCTGTCTGCTGCATTACCAAGCTGTCACAAGACTATTTTATACTTATACTAGGACGTGTTTTAGGAGGCCTGTCCACCTCTTTGCTAACCACTGTGTTTGAGGCCTGGTATGTGCACGGTCACGTTGACGTCCATGATTTTCCCAAAGAGTGGATTCCTGTTACCTTTGGTAAAGTCGCAGATTGGAATCATGGACTGGCAGTAGGTGCCGGGCTGGTGGCAAACTTGTTTGCCGAATGGCTTGGGTTAGGACCGGTTGCTCCATTTCTCCTGGCGATCCCTAGCCTTGCTGCCTGCGCCTGGTTTGTGTTGTCCGAATGGGGTCAGGAGGATAGACAAGAGGGTGCCAGTGGAGACAAAAATGCCCCCCTTCTCAACCCTCTACATGCCCCCAAGTTGCAAATGTCAACATGGGCCCGTTTTTGGCGAAGCTGTCTGGACGGGCTGCGCTGCTTGCTGTCGGACCGCCGTGTTCTGCTTTTAGGTGGCGTTCAGGCTCTTTTCGAAAGCGTGCtctatatttttgtatttctttggACACCTGTACTGGACCCACATGGTCCGCCGTTAGGAATTGTGTTTTCCTGTCTAATGGCGGCCAGCATGGCTGGTTCCACACTTTTCCGGCTGGCCACGTCAGCCCCATATCGACTCCAACCTGGTCATCTGCTCTGCCTAGCTGTTCTGCTAGCTTTCTTCTCCTTCTTCATGCTGACATTCTCCACTGTGCCCGGTCAGCCCCGGCCGAGGGAATCTCTGCTAGCCTTCCTTCTGCTAGAACTAGCCTGCGGGCTTTATTTCCCAGCGGTGAGTTTTCTCCAAGGCCGAGTGGTTCCCATGGAGCGCAGAGCCGCCGTGCTGGCCTGGTTTCGTTTGCCTCTTCACCTCCTTGCTTGTCTGGGGCTGCTGGCTCTTCACGGGGAGGTATCTGGGGCCGGTGCGGGGGAGGCTGGCAGTGGCACCAGACACATGTTTGCAGGATGTGCGGGGATGATG
- the LOC113071061 gene encoding nuclear receptor subfamily 1 group D member 1-like encodes MDSSPGGVILYAGSNGSASPSPGSPSSGYQTQSPSSHSQPSSPEDFTFTEIGALKQQGSMGTSPSPKLVFQFPEVYNNSTAGSNSHSYSHPIAAKRPCGYTGTFTKTGGMVLLCKVCGDIASGFHYGVHACEGCKGFFRRSIQQNINYKMCVKNENCMIMRMNRNRCQHCRFKKCLAVGMSRDAVRFGRIPKREKQRLLDEMQSYMNSLNESSMGMETSPPLETPPSPSENQSKEALSRAYQDIFTNTQDHLSKRAGNMNTSSGSSTFQNIPSQDSNYPHVNPLVGFHATTHGSVTALPRCQVASSNSKCPVSLVDSNRYSYAPSFSQNHSQCRISQPSQPTQADYNIYAAGESQSQASCPFKLAAGSKVLACPLNACPVSAPGVSSQQVWESFSQCFTPAVREVVEFAKGIPGFQELCQHDQVMLLKAGTFQVLMVRFCSLFNHKERTVTFLNGQTYPLVTLRGLGMGSLLNTMFEFSSKLSSLGLESDEMALFMAVVLVSADCSGILDTVAVEQLQEGLIRALRTLVSRRRPDDNSIFPKLLLRLPDLRTLNNLHSEKLLAFRIDP; translated from the exons ATGGACAGCAGTCCTG gGGGTGTGATACTCTACGCTGGTAGCAATGGCAGTGCCAGTCCAAGCCCAGGAAGCCCCTCTAGTGGCTATCAAACCCAGTCTCCATCTTCTCATTCCCAGCCCTCTTCCCCAGAGGACTTCACCTTCACTGAGATTGGGGCCCTCAAGCAGCAGGGAAGTATGGGTACATCACCTTCTCCAAAACTGGTATTTCAGTtccctgaagtctacaacaactCTACTGCGGGATCAAACTCGCACAGCTACTCTCATCCTATCGCCGCTAAAAGGCCTTGTGGATACACTGGCACGTTTACCA AGACCGGAGGCATGGTGCTCCTTTGTAAAGTATGTGGAGATATCGCATCAGGGTTCCACTATGGTGTCCATGCATGTGAAGGCTGCAAG GGCTTTTTCCGCCGCAGCATTCAGCAGAACATTAACTACAAGATGTGCGTGAAGAACGAGAACTGCATGATAATGCGGATGAACCGCAACCGCTGCCAACACTGCCGCTTCAAAAAATGCCTGGCTGTCGGCATGTCCCGTGACG CTGTGCGTTTCGGCCGCATCCCAAAACGAGAGAAACAGCGGCTTTTGGATGAGATGCAGAGCTACATGAATAGCCTCAACGAATCGTCCATGGGCATGGAAACATCCCCACCTCTCGAAACACCTCCCAGCCCCAGCGAGAACCAATCCAAAGAGGCCTTATCCCGAGCCTACCAGGACATCTTTACAAACACACAGGACCACCTGAGCAAACGTGCGGGTAACATGAACACCAGCAGTGGATCGAGCACCTTTCAAAACATCCCTTCTCAGGACAGTAACTATCCTCACGTGAACCCTCTCGTGGGGTTTCATGCAACTACTCACGGAAGCGTCACGGCTCTGCCTCGCTGCCAAGTTGCTTCCAGCAACAGCAAATGCCCGGTCTCATTGGTGGACAGTAATCGGTACAGCTACGCTCCTTCATTCAGCCAAAATCACTCCCAGTGTAGAATCAGCCAGCCCTCACAACCTACGCAGGCCGATTACAACATCTATGCGGCTGGCGAGTCCCAAAGCCAGGCCTCGTGTCCGTTTAAGTTGGCTGCTGGCTCCAAAGTGCTG GCCTGTCCACTGAACGCATGTCCTGTCTCAGCACCTGGGGTCTCCAGTCAGCAGGTGTGGGAGTCTTTCTCACAGTGCTTCACCCCGGCTGTACGTGAAGTGGTCGAGTTCGCCAAGGGCATTCCAGGCTTCCAGGAGCTTTGCCAGCATGATCAAGTCATGTTGCTCAAAGCAGGCACTTTCCAG GTGCTTATGGTGAGGTTTTGCTCACTGTTCAACCACAAAGAAAGAACAGTGACTTTCCTGAATGGGCAGACGTACCCGCTGGTCACCCTTAGGGGTCTTGGCATGGGCTCCTTGCTGAACACCATGTTTGAGTTCAGTTCCAAGCTGAGCTCTCTGGGCCTGGAGTCAGATGAGATGGCTCTCTTTATGGCTGTGGTTCTGGTTTCTGCAG ATTGCTCTGGCATTTTGGATACAGTAGCTGTGGAGCAGTTACAGGAAGGACTCATCCGAGCGCTGCGCACCTTAGTTTCCCGTCGCCGCCCTGATGACAACTCTATTTTTCCCAAACTGCTCCTGCGCCTGCCAGACCTGCGCACCCTCAACAACCTTCACTCCGAAAAACTCCTGGCCTTCCGTATCGATCCCTGA